A genomic window from Silene latifolia isolate original U9 population chromosome 11, ASM4854445v1, whole genome shotgun sequence includes:
- the LOC141610933 gene encoding V-type proton ATPase subunit G 1-like, protein MEASRNQNGIQLLLAAEQEAQHIVNAAKNAKMARLRQAKEEAEKEIAEFRAQVEADFQRRLAESSGDSGANVKRLEQETDAKIEQLKSQASNISPEIVQMLLKYVTTVNN, encoded by the exons ATGGAAGCAAGCAGAAATCAAAATGGAATCCAGCTTTTGCTAGCTGCCGAACAAGAAGCCCAGCACATTGTTAATGCTGCAAAAAATG CCAAGATGGCTAGACTAAGGCAGGCCAAGGAAGAAGCTGAGAAGGAGATTGCCGAGTTCCGTGCTCAGGTGGAGGCCGATTTCCAGAGAAGACTTGCAGAG AGTAGCGGAGACTCAGGCGCGAATGTGAAGCGTCTTGAACAAGAGACGGATGCCAAAATCGAACAGCTGAAGTCACAGGCTTCCAACATATCACCTGAAATTGTACAGATGCTGCTCAAGTACGTCACCACCGTGAATAACTGA
- the LOC141612840 gene encoding uncharacterized protein LOC141612840 translates to MKRPKLTHHHHHRDNAYEFSCSNTPCHFNKRAHKSHARNKIYRDEEREFQAVNRVLDMMLNVSNNNSNARNEDVEGSLFTCSPVLPGFGFGRSPMVRELRVTDSPYLVQSYEDGEMCNYHVDEAAEEFIKKFYDQLQQQRITEA, encoded by the coding sequence ATGAAACGTCCAAAactcacccaccaccaccaccaccgcgaCAACGCGTACGAGTTTAGTTGTAGCAACACTCCATGCCACTTTAACAAAAGGGCACACAAAAGCCATGCACGTAATAAAATATATCGCGATGAGGAGCGTGAGTTTCAAGCCGTTAATAGGGTATTGGACATGATGTTGAATGtgagtaataataatagtaacgcTCGGAATGAAGACGTTGAGGGCTCGTTGTTTACGTGTTCACCCGTTTTACCCGGGTTTGGGTTCGGCCGGAGTCCCATGGTTAGGGAGCTTAGGGTTACGGACTCACCTTATTTAGTACAAAGTTATGAAGACGGTGAAATGTGTAATTATCATGTTGATGAAGCTGCTGAGGAGTTTATTAAGAAGTTTTACGATCAACTTCAACAACAAAGAATTACGGAGGCGTAA